ATTCAGGGACAGGCCGAAATTCTGAAAGGAAACAGATGGTTCGCTCGGAGGACGCGGGACACGGGTTCCGATCCCGACCAGATGGGCATACCAGGAATATCCGCCAAACGCCTCGTCCGCCCCGTCTCCCGTAAGCAGCACCTTGATGCCCTGCTCCCTCGCAGCCCGGGAAACCGCAAGCACGCCAAGACCGGAGGAAACCCCGAAAGGCTGGTCGGCATACCGGCAGAAGTCGCGCAGACTGTCCCGGAAATCCTGCGCCTGCACCCTGATGGTGGCATGCCGGGTGCCAAGTTTCCGGGCCAGCGCCTCGGCCTGAAGCGACTCGTCGGCGCGTCCGTGATACGGATCGGCCAGATCCTCGAAACCGATGGTGAACGTCGCCAGATCCGGCAGAAGGCGCGAGGCTATGGAACAGATTATGGAGCTGTCCAGTCCGCCGCTCAGAAAACTTCCCACAGGCACATCCGAAAGCAGACGCGATGTCACGGCCTCGACAACCGTATCCCGGGTCAGAGCCACGGCCTCGTCATCCGGCAGGTCGCCCACGCACAGGCCCGGTCCGAACCTGTTGACGATCTTCCGGCGTCTTACCTCACTGCCCTCGAAAATCAGCATGGTCCCGCGTTCCACGGCGCGCACGTCCCTGAGCACGGTGTCCGGCTCGGGAATCCAGAGAAAGGTGGGAAAATCCCACAGGGCCTGCATGTCCAGTTCGCGACTCACTCCGGGATGGCGCACCAGACTCCTGATTTCCGAGGCAAAAACCACTCCGCCGTTGTCCAGCCTTGCGTAATACAGGGGTTTTTCCCCGGGGATGTCCCGTGCGAGGACAAGTCGGCGTCTGCGCGCGTCCCACAGGGGCGCAGGCAAACATGCCGTCCAGCCGCTCGAAAACCGCCTCGCCCAGAGTCTCGTAGAGGTGACAGATGACTTCCCCGTCCGAACGGGTACGGAACGTTGCGCCCTGCGCCTCCAGTTCCCGCCGCAATTCCGGGGAATTGTAGATTTCCCCGTTGTAGAACAGCACCACGTCGCCAGCCTGATTGAAAAGCGGCTGGTCCCCGCCGTGCACGTCGTTGATGGCAAGACGGCGCATCCCGCCCACGAACTCCCGATCCCTGTGCATCCCCTGGGAATCGGGACCGCGATGAACCAGAGCATCGAGCATTCGCTGAAGAATGCCGAAATCGGCCCTGTCGGCCCGATACATGCCGCAGATGCCGCACATCAGTTGGCGCCTCCGGCAAACAGCGACGCCACCCACTCCCGGGCACGCGTCTGCGCAACAGCAAGATCCTCCGGAGAATCCACTTCGCACCAGTTGCCGTGAAACGGCACGGCAGACACCCGATGCCCGGCGTCTATCAGAGACTGAAGGAAATCGGTCATGTATGCATTCATGGCAGGTTTGCCATTCACTGAAGAATCCTCTTCCATGCTGCCCAGCAAATCCCGCACGCGGGCCGCTTCCTCGCCGCGAAACCGCATGAGGCCGATATACTGGCCCTCGATCTCGTCCAAAGCCCCCGGCCTGCCGCCTATTTCAAGAATGCTTCCGTCCCTGCCGAGGCGAAGAGACTCGGCGTCATCCAGAGCATCGGGAAAACGGGCTTCCCAGTACGATCGCCATCCCGCATCCACGGCCACGGAAATTCCATGCGGACTTTGCAGAAGGGCCGTGAGCACATGCGGAGGATAGATGATGTCACCATAGGAAACGACAACGTCATCGTTCATGGCCCGGACAGCCTTCTTCAACGTCCACACCATGTTGGATATGGCGTGATCCGGAGAAACCAGACGCTCCGCCCCGGGCGCATCCAGTCTGTCGGCCAGATATCCGCCAACAACCACGATGTTCCGGATTCCGCACCGACGCAGGACCTCAAGCTGGGTCCGAATCAGGGAATGACCGCAGACCTCGACCATGCACTTCGGCCGGGACTCGGTCAGCGGACGAAGCCGTGTCCCGCTGCCTGCGGCAAGAATTATCGCAACCATGTCACCTGTTCCCATCATCCTCGGCAAAAAAAGTTTTCGAAAAGCTCAATATCCCGGGCAGCAAAGGGAGCGCATCGCTCCGGATGCCACATGATCCCCAGACAACGGCCCTGCCGGGACGCGACCGCCTCGACCGTGCCGTCGTCAGCCAGGGCAAGAGGCGTCAGGGAATCCGGCAACATCCGAACGGGAATGCCGAAATCATGAAACGAATTGACCCGCTCATGCCCCGGAAGACCTGACAGCACGGACACGGAATGCATGACTCCCACATGGCCGGGCACCCGCGCCAGCTCCCCGCCAAAATGCAGGACAAGCGCCTGCATGCCTCGACACACGCCCAGCAGAGGAATGTTTTTCCTCAGGGCAAAGGCAATCATCCGAGCTTCCAGCGCCTCTCTTTCCGGTGAGGCGTTCTCCGGCTCCAGCGAAAAGAAGCCGCCGCCCCCTGACAGTACAATGCCGTCTGCGCCGACCCGCTCCAGAAAGGCTTCGCAATTCGCCACGCGAGTGGGCACCGGAATCAAGTCGAATCCGCAGGCATCGAGAAATTCCGTCCATGCCGCATCCAGACAATCCCGGACCTCGTTCCGGGCAGGCACGACCTGCACCTGCTGGGTCATGGCTATGACGGGCCGGTTCCTCATGGCCTTCTCCCATCGACACGGGCCGACGCACGGAATCGAATCCGCCTATCCACGAAACGCCTCCCGACTTTTGCAGATCGCGACATGTCGCAACAGGGGATGCATGATGTAGTGGACGCGCCCCTGTCCGGCAACATCGACAACAGGCCATTCGCCGGAATCCCGATACGAGGCAAGGGTTTCGCACAATACCCGGGCGCGGTAGCAGGAATCCAGAACATGATCCATTTCCAGCAGATCGGACTCCGGAACAACCCTGATCCGGTGCAACACGGGGCCCGAATCGATCCTGTCGGTCATGAAGATGGCCGAGGCACCGCACTCCCCATCCTGCAAATAACTGTAATAATTCGTGGTGCTCCCCTTGTAGTCGGGCAGGAAGCCCCCGTGAACGTGCAGGAACCGCTTGCCGCAGTTCAACACCGGGGAACGGAGAATGACTCCGCCGAACCCGGAATAGATGAACACGTCGCACGGGCTGGTGGCCAGAAGACGCACGGTCTCGACCGCATTGATGTCTGCCGAGGGAAGCACGTCATGCGGAATGTCCGATTCCTTCAGCAGAGAAAAGACATCCCGCCCCAGATCGACCTCGCCCCATGGAACGGCGCAGCGACCGGCGGCATCGTCCCCGACCTGTCCGGGACGCCTGTCCGGGCTTGGCAGCACAAAGGCGTGGGACGGTCCGAGTCCATGCGCCTCCAACGCCTGAAGATACACGCGCGATCGCGAAGTGTCCGCGAGCACCATGCCGACAGCGTTCAACGCAGCCATGCCGCACCTCCCTGTTCCTCCAGAAGCGAATTCACGGCCTGCACTTCCAGCAGCACTGCGACCACGCCGAACGCGGCATCCCCGGGAGACTGCGGCGCGGCGCAGACCGACCCCACAATGTCGTTGCACTTCAGCAATGCGTTGACAAGCCGCAAATCCCTGGTCCGGGAGTATTCCAGGGCAAGCAGCACGGAAAAAAGGGCATAGGGTCCGAGCTCGGCAAATCCGTCGGCCAGCCCGTCAGGCAGATTGTAGCCGACGCGAATTCTCTTGGACACCTCGAAACGGTGGACAAGAAACTCCAGCCATTGCCCGACATCCTCTCCGTCACGGACCGCAACGAGCAGGGAGTGCAGCACCGGCAGGGTTTGAAATGCCCTGTCAGTCGATTCGGGCAGCGGTTCCGCAGCCGGATCTTGCTCGTGGACGAATTCGGGCAGGCTGCGCAACGCTTCCGCGGAAAGACAAAGGCACGAGCCGCCGCCGGACAATTCCTGTCGGGCAAGGGAAGCGGCCCGGGCAAGAAAGCCCGCCATCCCGACCTTTTCGGGACAATGCCCGCCCAAGGCCATCAGCGTGCGGCTGCGATCGTCGGCATATGCCGAAAAGAATTCCGTTCCCACGAACGGGGTGTACATGTACGAATGCGGTTTGCGAATGCGATCTTCGCCGGTATACGGGTATGTTGCCGTCATGCCTGATCCACCAGTGAAGCCAGAGCCGGAGCATGGTCGAGAAGAGCCTGCACGCTCCCGGCATTCCGAATCACCAGATCCGGCGAATCGGGAACCGGGAATTCCAGATCGACTCCGGGGAAATCCCGGATTTCCCCGGCAAGAGCCTTCCTGTACAGCCCCTTGGGATCCCGATTCATCAGATCCGACATGGGCGTATCGATGAAAACTTCATGATACCTTTCGAGATGCTCCCGATTCCATGCTCTGGATTCGCGGAACACGGACAGAATGGCGCAGACCACGTTGATTCCCTGCCCTTCCAGAAAAGCTCCGAGCCGACACAGCCGTTCCGCATTGCGCCTGCGGTCCGCAAGGGAATGCCCCAGATCGTTGCCGAACACCTCGCGCACAGCGTCGCCATCCAGCAGCGCGACCTTTTTCCCGGCCTTGCGCATCAGTCGGACGGTTTCCTCCGCCAACGTGGTTTTCCCGGCCCCGGACAATCCGATTATCCAAACAACCACGACAACTCCTAAAGGGTGAGAATGTGTTCCGAAGCGCAATCAAGCCTGATTTCGGACGCACCGAGAAACTTGGCAAACAGTTGCTCGCCGCAGCCGATGGCGGCAGGAAGGTCGAGTTCGGCGCACCGAATGGCCATATGGGAATTGGCCCCGCCGTACTTGGTAACCAATCCGGCGATCCGGTGGGAGAATATCCAGTCGAACCCGGGATCGGCTCCCTCGACAAGGACTATCTTGTCCTTTAATTCCGGAATCTTGAGCTCGTCACCGCGAAGGTGGACCAGGGGAGCCTGAACTGCTTTCGTGGTAACAAAATTCGGACGTGACTTCAACAGAGGGACCACATCCACATCGGAAGGCTCAACAATGAGGTATGGCAGCCTGAGGGCCTGCGTGACCCGAAATTCACTGGCATTGCGCGCCGCAATGTCACGCAGCGAGGACTCGATGGTCTCGTCGCACGGCACATGAGAGGCGCAGGCAAGAATGTCCCGAATGTCCAGATGGGCCAGTTCCTCCCGGGTAAGGCCCACCCCCTCGCCCCAGGCCGCAATCAGTTCTATGCAGGAACTCAGATGCCGGGAGAACTTGAACTTGACATATTCCCGTCCTGCTATGGCCTCGCGCATGAAGCGGAACAGTCCTTCGGCATCCACTCCGTATCCGGTCCCGGCCAGCGCCGCATCAATCCGCATCCTCTCCTCCGGAGTCGGAACGAATTCCTCACGGCATGACCGCAGCTCCTCCCTGCCGTCATGCGACGAAGGCAACAGCGGCCGCTGGTCGTAACGCAGGGAAAGTATGTCGTAGGAACTGGGACGCAGATGCCCGTATCTCTTCAGGAACTCCTTGCGGGGCAGGACACCGTCCTGCAATAGCGCCAGATCATCAAGAAAATCGGAAAGCACGGTCCGGATCGAACTCCGGAACTCCTGCGCCCGTTCCGGCCGAAGAGCCTTGAGGTTGATCAGGGAGCGAAGCATGCTCTCGGCAATGAACGCGCATCTGGCAACAATGGAAAACGGCCGGGTTCCGTTGATGCGGCAATCCTCCAGCAGCATCCGGATGAACAGGAGCCGGGACACGGCGCCGTCGCCCACGCGCTCCCGGTCGCCATTCAACTTGTCCAGCCGCTCCACTCTGTCGAGATTGGCTCGCAACAGTCCGAAGTCGTCATCAAGAATTTGCCGGGTCAGTTGCTTGAGCGCATCCTCGAACTCGTCCAGCCGATCCGGCGAAAGACCGGCCAGCAACCGAGGCGCGACATGCGTCCGGAAATCCGGAGTGTGCACCGTGACGGCCACCTCGAACTCGACCTTGTCATGCAATTCCGGATGCGCCACCAAACGGTCCAGCCAGAGGGAAACCAGCGTTTCGGCCAGTTCCGGGCGCACCTCGGCGGGCAGAAAGGAGTTGAAGCTCTCGCGCACATCGATGTACTGGCGGCCGCCCAGCCCGACCATGAGCGGCCGGTTGCTCATGTCCCTGTACCCCATCTCCGCCCGGGCCTCGGCCCAGACCGAATCCGTAATCAGATGCTCGTACAGGGAAACCGCGAGCCTGCGCGGAGCCGCGCCCAGCATTTCCACGGGATTCCAGTCCGGCATGATGCCGAAGACCGAACGGGAACCTGCCGCCCCGAACACCGGACGCATCCGGTCCTTCACGAACGCCTTCACCCCTTCGAGCACATCGTTGACGCGGCGGGTCACGCTGCGGTTCCAATTCCTGCTCACGGCCATGGGCCTGATCTGCACGACATGAACGGTCTCGTCGCTGGAGACGATGAATTCGATATCCAGACAATCGCATCCGGTCAGGGACTCGATCTCGTCCACGGCGGCAAGCAGCTTGCGGAATCTCGACGAAGTCACGCTGGAAACGAAATCGCGACGCACTGCCAGGGTACGGTTGATGTCTCCGTTCCCGGCCGTGACGGAGTCGAACCGTCCCGACGAGTCATCGTAATTGATGATGTAGTAGGGTGCCCCGCTGTTCAGGTCCTGGGTAAAGACCACGCCTGCCATATCGATGTCCTGCAACATGGGCTGGATCAGAATCTGATCCTCCGGATTCTCTCCCCTCACCTTCGCATAGGAGGCTATCACGCTTTCCACGGCACGGGACAGGGCTTCATCTTCGGACGACAGGGGCACATCGGGCACGCTGTCGAACATGCCGGCCATGGAGGATTCCACGCTGTCCTCTCCCCGGGCGCTGCTCCGGACGATGACGGCCGGACAATGGAACGCGTCGCGAACCGCATCAAGCACCGCAGCGCTGTCACTGTGCCACTGCTCCACGGTGAACACATGATTGTCCGGGATCACGCATCGATGGATGTGACAACGCAACTGGTCCAACGTATTCGCCTTGGTGCAGAAGGAAAACATAGCTACCTGCGCATGTTTTGCTTTTCGAAAAAAAAGGGACTGGAAAACTTCCGTCCCGCCATCCGGACATTCAACCCAAAAAGACACTGCCAACGCCAAAAGACATCAGGCCGCTGAAATTCCGATTCGTGCTCAGAGCAAAGCAATTTCAATACCAGAACCGATTTGCCATGCCCGGGCCGAACGGCCCGGCGCTCCGGGGTCCTGTTGCAGCCGTTGCCGACTTGCAGTATGTTTTGCCTATCATCCGGCCCCGGACGTTCCGAAACCGGTGCTTCAACATCGGCCCGCCTGGTCAGCCAATGCAGGAAAAAGAAACGACACCAACAGGTTCCCCGGTCACATTTTCCGGCGCGATCATCCGTTCCTACGCGGAACAGGGCATTGTCCCGCCGCGCATCGGAATCATCAGCCTCGACAGCGGCAACATCCGTTCCGTTGCCAATGCCCTGTCCATTCTCGGGGCGGAAGTGCGGGAAATCCGCACCCCGAAGGAATCCGCCGGTCTGAATGGCGCAATGATCCCGGGCGTGGGAGCGTTTCCCGCAGCCATGCGCAACCTGAAACGAAACGGGCTGGACAAGGCTCTGGCAGAACTGGCCAGACAGGGGCTTCCCCTGTTCGGCATATGCCTTGGCATGCAGCTCCTGACCAACTCTTCCGACGAATTCGAACCCACTCCGGGTCTTGGACTCGTCCCGGGGCAGACTCGAACCATGAAAGCCGCGCAACTTCCCCTGCCGCATGTCGGCTGGAACCGAATACGCATCGCGCAAGGCGTGCCCATGTACTCGGGCATCCCGGACAACACCCACTTCTACTTCGACCACTCCTACGCGGTATCCTGCGACCGGACCGTCATCTCGGCAAGAGCGGACTATGGCGGCTCCTTTGTCGCATCCGTGTGCAGCAGCAACATCTGGGGAACGCAGTTCCATCCAGAAAAAAGCCAGCTCTGGGGTCTCAAGCTGCTCAGAAACTTTCTCGACTTCACGATCGACGCGAGGGGCGCATGCTGAAACACCGCATAGCCGCCAAGCTGCTCATCGCCGGCGGAATCTGTGTCCAAAGCCGACAATTCCGGTTCCGCCAGCCCATAGGCAAACCGGAAATAGCGATTTCCCACCTCAACACCTGGGGCGTGGATGAAATCGTCTGCCTGCACGCGGACAACGCAGGCCGATTCGATGCCGACGATTTCAAGGCCATTGCCCGATATGCCCGACACTGTCTGGTGCCCCTGTCAATCGGCGGCGGCTTCGGTTCCGTTGAACAAATGTGTCAGGCCCTGCATTGCGGTGCGGACAAGATCGTCGTCAACACGCTTCTCCACACCAATCCCGATGTCATTTCCGCAGCAACCGAACGCTTCGGCAGGCAGTGCATGATCATTTCCGTGGACGTGCGCCGCGAAAACGACAACTGGTGCGTCTGCACGCACGGCGGCAGACAGCGTGCCCCTCTCTCCCTCAAGGAGACCCTGACACGGGCCGAAGCCTGCGGAGCCGGTGAAATACTGCTCCAAAGCATGGACCGCGAAGGCACAGGAACCGGCCTTGATCGAGATCTGCTCAAGGAAATATCGGGTTTGACCAATGTGCCCGTCATTCTTGGCGGAGGATACGGCAGGCCGAGCCACCTCGTCCCGGTCTTTTCCGCCGGGATTTCGGCTGTGGCCATAGGCAACGCCCTGCATCACACGGAACACAGCGTCTGTCTGATCAAGGCGTTCCTCGATGACCGGGAAATCCCGGTGCGGCACGACCTGCCTCTGCGCTACGGTCCGAAGCAGATCGACAGTCAGGGCCGTCCTGCCGGAATCGACGAAAGGGAACTCCTGAAACTTCGCTTTCAGGGCATCTCCCCCATGGTCATCTGACAGCCATGCTGCCAAGGCCTATGTCCGAATTCAAAGAACAGAAAGAACGCAGGGCCGCATGATCACTCCTCGGGCCTGACCGCTTCCATGAACAGGGAATCCGGCTTGCGCACTGCGCCCGAGGCATCGGTGTCCAGATCGTACCCCGCGAATCCCGGGATGGCGGACTCGTCGGCCCGCACGACTCTCGGAGCAGCAAAACCGGCCCGGAGCAGAAGCCCGCTCAGGGAATGGCGGTCGTACATCCACTGATGCACCTCGCCGGAAAGGCGGAATGCGCCGAGCTCCTCGGCGGTCCGGGGACGCGGAGCGGGCACATGGCCCCGCCTGCGCAGCATGGCCACGGCATTCGCCGCCTCCTGTCCGCACCGGTCCAGAACGAAATCTCCGGCAGGCAGGGGATCCCGGGCCCAGTACTCCAGCATCTCGCCGCCCGGCACGGTCCTGACCATCTGGTCGAACATCTCGACAACGATCCATTCGTACCGCTCCTGCGCCGTCCGGTCGCCGGCAATCGCCCGGTCGAGCAGGTCCAGATACAGACGGGCCATGATCTCGAAATCCGGCACGGCCACGCGAAGCACCCCGCCGGGCCGGAGTACCCGGAGGAATTCCCTGACCGCAGTCAGGCTGTCATGCCGGGTGAAATGCTCCACAACATGCGAGGCGTACACCGCATCCATGCTCCGATCGTCCAGTGCCAGTCCACGGACCGGATCGCCCTCCAGCACGTCGGGGCTGCGCGGCTTCACGTCCATGTTGATCCAGTCGGGATGATGTCGGCTGCCGCACCCGATGTTGAGCAGCTTCATCAGGCGTCCCCCCATGGCTTCACGGCCAATCGTCCGGTGTAGTCCATGCGGGTCAGCAGCAGCTTGAGGCCGTGCTTCCCGATATATTCGTCAACAGCCTTTCGTGCCCCCTTCCAATGGCCGTAGTCGTCGATGACAAGCACGCCGCCGGGCGAAAGACGCGGGTACAGATGCTCCAGTTCGTGCCGGGTGGACTCGTACCAGTCCGTGTCCAGCCGCAGAAGCGCGATGCGTTCGGGTGCGGCATGGGGCAGGGTCTGCTCGACCGGTCCGCGAACAAGATGAATCCTGTCCTCGGGATATCCGGTGGAAAGCATGTTCGTTCGCACCTCTTCCAGACCGGCCTGACACCATGTGCTTGCCCCCTCCGGAGTCCGGCTTTCCAGATACACGGGTTCGGCCATGGAGCCGTCGAACGCCT
Above is a window of Pseudodesulfovibrio tunisiensis DNA encoding:
- the asnB gene encoding asparagine synthase (glutamine-hydrolyzing); amino-acid sequence: MPAPLWDARRRRLVLARDIPGEKPLYYARLDNGGVVFASEIRSLVRHPGVSRELDMQALWDFPTFLWIPEPDTVLRDVRAVERGTMLIFEGSEVRRRKIVNRFGPGLCVGDLPDDEAVALTRDTVVEAVTSRLLSDVPVGSFLSGGLDSSIICSIASRLLPDLATFTIGFEDLADPYHGRADESLQAEALARKLGTRHATIRVQAQDFRDSLRDFCRYADQPFGVSSGLGVLAVSRAAREQGIKVLLTGDGADEAFGGYSWYAHLVGIGTRVPRPPSEPSVSFQNFGLSLNERLDTLAGYAPGLRAWAWHYYAAEEEKERLFSRQTFGSTRSSLRHFASLPRTGEQPEDAIRQDRDFYFPFEMLRKADRLTMAHSVEGRVPFAAPAVQQLASGLHMNQMVRDGELKWILRRAFADMLPEEVVSRPKHGFNVPVDAWLKGDWSDLTDAAFEPGSALNRAGMLAAGARNVAEEMLQSGTRLNGHTIFCFIMLNAWLEEFAAWN
- a CDS encoding NTP transferase domain-containing protein, with translation MVAIILAAGSGTRLRPLTESRPKCMVEVCGHSLIRTQLEVLRRCGIRNIVVVGGYLADRLDAPGAERLVSPDHAISNMVWTLKKAVRAMNDDVVVSYGDIIYPPHVLTALLQSPHGISVAVDAGWRSYWEARFPDALDDAESLRLGRDGSILEIGGRPGALDEIEGQYIGLMRFRGEEAARVRDLLGSMEEDSSVNGKPAMNAYMTDFLQSLIDAGHRVSAVPFHGNWCEVDSPEDLAVAQTRAREWVASLFAGGAN
- a CDS encoding gamma-glutamyl-gamma-aminobutyrate hydrolase family protein (Members of this family of hydrolases with an active site Cys residue belong to MEROPS family C26.) — protein: MRNRPVIAMTQQVQVVPARNEVRDCLDAAWTEFLDACGFDLIPVPTRVANCEAFLERVGADGIVLSGGGGFFSLEPENASPEREALEARMIAFALRKNIPLLGVCRGMQALVLHFGGELARVPGHVGVMHSVSVLSGLPGHERVNSFHDFGIPVRMLPDSLTPLALADDGTVEAVASRQGRCLGIMWHPERCAPFAARDIELFENFFCRG
- a CDS encoding formyltransferase family protein; translated protein: MAALNAVGMVLADTSRSRVYLQALEAHGLGPSHAFVLPSPDRRPGQVGDDAAGRCAVPWGEVDLGRDVFSLLKESDIPHDVLPSADINAVETVRLLATSPCDVFIYSGFGGVILRSPVLNCGKRFLHVHGGFLPDYKGSTTNYYSYLQDGECGASAIFMTDRIDSGPVLHRIRVVPESDLLEMDHVLDSCYRARVLCETLASYRDSGEWPVVDVAGQGRVHYIMHPLLRHVAICKSREAFRG
- a CDS encoding adenylyl-sulfate kinase translates to MVVWIIGLSGAGKTTLAEETVRLMRKAGKKVALLDGDAVREVFGNDLGHSLADRRRNAERLCRLGAFLEGQGINVVCAILSVFRESRAWNREHLERYHEVFIDTPMSDLMNRDPKGLYRKALAGEIRDFPGVDLEFPVPDSPDLVIRNAGSVQALLDHAPALASLVDQA
- a CDS encoding PEP-utilizing enzyme: MFSFCTKANTLDQLRCHIHRCVIPDNHVFTVEQWHSDSAAVLDAVRDAFHCPAVIVRSSARGEDSVESSMAGMFDSVPDVPLSSEDEALSRAVESVIASYAKVRGENPEDQILIQPMLQDIDMAGVVFTQDLNSGAPYYIINYDDSSGRFDSVTAGNGDINRTLAVRRDFVSSVTSSRFRKLLAAVDEIESLTGCDCLDIEFIVSSDETVHVVQIRPMAVSRNWNRSVTRRVNDVLEGVKAFVKDRMRPVFGAAGSRSVFGIMPDWNPVEMLGAAPRRLAVSLYEHLITDSVWAEARAEMGYRDMSNRPLMVGLGGRQYIDVRESFNSFLPAEVRPELAETLVSLWLDRLVAHPELHDKVEFEVAVTVHTPDFRTHVAPRLLAGLSPDRLDEFEDALKQLTRQILDDDFGLLRANLDRVERLDKLNGDRERVGDGAVSRLLFIRMLLEDCRINGTRPFSIVARCAFIAESMLRSLINLKALRPERAQEFRSSIRTVLSDFLDDLALLQDGVLPRKEFLKRYGHLRPSSYDILSLRYDQRPLLPSSHDGREELRSCREEFVPTPEERMRIDAALAGTGYGVDAEGLFRFMREAIAGREYVKFKFSRHLSSCIELIAAWGEGVGLTREELAHLDIRDILACASHVPCDETIESSLRDIAARNASEFRVTQALRLPYLIVEPSDVDVVPLLKSRPNFVTTKAVQAPLVHLRGDELKIPELKDKIVLVEGADPGFDWIFSHRIAGLVTKYGGANSHMAIRCAELDLPAAIGCGEQLFAKFLGASEIRLDCASEHILTL
- the hisH gene encoding imidazole glycerol phosphate synthase subunit HisH, whose protein sequence is MQEKETTPTGSPVTFSGAIIRSYAEQGIVPPRIGIISLDSGNIRSVANALSILGAEVREIRTPKESAGLNGAMIPGVGAFPAAMRNLKRNGLDKALAELARQGLPLFGICLGMQLLTNSSDEFEPTPGLGLVPGQTRTMKAAQLPLPHVGWNRIRIAQGVPMYSGIPDNTHFYFDHSYAVSCDRTVISARADYGGSFVASVCSSNIWGTQFHPEKSQLWGLKLLRNFLDFTIDARGAC
- the hisF gene encoding imidazole glycerol phosphate synthase subunit HisF — protein: MLKHRIAAKLLIAGGICVQSRQFRFRQPIGKPEIAISHLNTWGVDEIVCLHADNAGRFDADDFKAIARYARHCLVPLSIGGGFGSVEQMCQALHCGADKIVVNTLLHTNPDVISAATERFGRQCMIISVDVRRENDNWCVCTHGGRQRAPLSLKETLTRAEACGAGEILLQSMDREGTGTGLDRDLLKEISGLTNVPVILGGGYGRPSHLVPVFSAGISAVAIGNALHHTEHSVCLIKAFLDDREIPVRHDLPLRYGPKQIDSQGRPAGIDERELLKLRFQGISPMVI
- a CDS encoding class I SAM-dependent methyltransferase, producing MKLLNIGCGSRHHPDWINMDVKPRSPDVLEGDPVRGLALDDRSMDAVYASHVVEHFTRHDSLTAVREFLRVLRPGGVLRVAVPDFEIMARLYLDLLDRAIAGDRTAQERYEWIVVEMFDQMVRTVPGGEMLEYWARDPLPAGDFVLDRCGQEAANAVAMLRRRGHVPAPRPRTAEELGAFRLSGEVHQWMYDRHSLSGLLLRAGFAAPRVVRADESAIPGFAGYDLDTDASGAVRKPDSLFMEAVRPEE